One window of Atribacter laminatus genomic DNA carries:
- a CDS encoding glycosyltransferase family 2 protein, translating into MISKPIGEILLEKNLITKEQLAQALELQKETGSLLGEILISLGFVNPIQLYQVITQQGSFEYAGENLKLLTQKIDPELLSVFSSQDFFQFSFFPYRYNQDELEILTPNPKNSSLQHFLEKKFPEKKLVFKLITLYELDWLAHIFFKDKFLQEATSGLFYRSPEESAIRVFTPVQWIGLGFLCALIVIGIFTLPRLTVLILLGLANLFYAMNVIFRFVLSSSGAKLDATSSLFKKNEDQIRSGDLPIYSILLPLYYEPQSVIRQLTTAIRNLDYPPEKLDVIFLIEEDDHETLIHCKAEKPPYNVRFVIVPEGIPKTKPRACNFGLAFARGEFLTIYDAEDIPERDQLKKSVAYFRSSSPDIMCFQNALNFYNANQNFLTRLFTLEYSYWFDYLLPGLYINHLPIPLGGTSNHFRTQILRELGGWDPYNVTEDADLGMRASYRGYRVGVLPSTTFEEANSQIKNWIRQRSRWLKGYLQTFLVHNRHPLQVIRNSGWKGWFTLQVFIGGTTLGQACSLILWILFFIWLFNRGEFLQSYFSGPILYLGVFNLIIGNFLGIYLSMLAVFRRGIDKLIFYSLLNPLYWWLTSIAAWKGIFQLFTRPFFWEKTIHGLQLEEKQDE; encoded by the coding sequence ATGATTAGTAAACCCATAGGTGAAATATTACTTGAAAAAAATTTAATAACCAAAGAACAGTTAGCTCAGGCTCTTGAACTCCAAAAGGAAACCGGGAGTCTTTTGGGAGAAATTCTTATTTCTCTTGGTTTTGTAAATCCTATCCAACTCTATCAGGTTATCACCCAACAAGGTTCTTTTGAATACGCTGGAGAAAATTTAAAACTTCTTACTCAAAAAATCGATCCGGAACTGCTTTCGGTTTTTAGTTCCCAAGACTTTTTTCAATTTTCCTTTTTCCCCTATCGCTACAATCAGGATGAATTAGAAATCCTTACTCCCAACCCCAAAAACTCTTCTCTTCAACATTTTTTAGAGAAAAAGTTTCCTGAAAAAAAACTGGTTTTTAAATTGATCACGCTCTATGAATTAGATTGGCTGGCTCACATCTTTTTTAAAGATAAATTTTTACAAGAAGCAACTTCCGGTCTTTTTTATCGCTCTCCAGAGGAATCAGCAATAAGAGTCTTTACTCCTGTTCAGTGGATTGGCTTAGGATTTTTGTGTGCTCTCATTGTTATTGGCATTTTTACTCTCCCCCGATTAACTGTCCTAATTTTATTGGGTTTAGCTAATCTTTTTTATGCAATGAATGTAATATTTCGATTCGTACTGAGCTCTTCCGGAGCAAAGCTTGACGCAACAAGCTCGTTATTCAAAAAAAATGAGGATCAGATTCGTTCCGGTGATCTTCCCATTTATAGCATTTTATTACCTCTTTACTACGAACCACAAAGCGTGATTCGTCAACTGACAACCGCTATCCGAAATCTTGATTATCCACCTGAAAAACTTGATGTCATATTTCTTATCGAAGAAGATGATCATGAAACCTTGATTCATTGTAAAGCCGAAAAACCACCTTACAACGTTCGCTTTGTCATTGTTCCCGAAGGAATACCCAAAACCAAACCTCGAGCCTGCAATTTTGGGCTGGCTTTTGCACGGGGTGAATTTCTCACTATATATGATGCAGAGGATATCCCAGAAAGAGATCAGCTAAAAAAATCGGTAGCTTATTTTCGCTCATCATCCCCGGATATTATGTGTTTTCAAAACGCTCTCAATTTCTATAATGCCAACCAAAATTTCCTCACTCGATTATTCACTTTAGAATATTCCTACTGGTTTGATTACCTCCTTCCAGGTCTTTATATCAATCATTTACCCATACCTCTCGGAGGAACATCCAATCATTTTCGTACCCAAATCCTACGAGAATTAGGAGGATGGGATCCGTATAATGTTACTGAAGATGCTGATTTAGGCATGAGAGCCAGCTATCGAGGCTATCGGGTCGGAGTTCTTCCTTCAACAACTTTTGAAGAAGCGAATAGCCAGATAAAAAATTGGATTCGACAACGTTCACGATGGCTGAAGGGGTACCTACAAACTTTTTTAGTTCATAATCGCCATCCTCTCCAGGTTATCCGAAATTCAGGTTGGAAAGGATGGTTTACCCTCCAAGTATTTATTGGTGGAACCACTCTTGGGCAGGCATGTTCTCTCATTTTGTGGATTCTCTTTTTTATCTGGCTTTTCAATCGGGGTGAATTTCTGCAAAGCTATTTTTCCGGACCCATTTTATACTTAGGAGTTTTTAACCTTATCATCGGTAATTTTTTAGGGATTTATCTAAGCATGTTGGCAGTTTTCAGAAGAGGTATTGACAAGCTAATTTTTTATTCACTTTTAAATCCTTTATATTGGTGGTTGACTAGCATTGCTGCTTGGAAAGGTATTTTCCAGCTCTTTACTCGTCCCTTCTTCTGGGAAAAAACTATTCATGGGTTACAGTTAGAGGAAAAACAAGATGAATAA
- a CDS encoding carbohydrate ABC transporter permease: MARLNGKNIFYKIIIIIVLIIALAPILWMFLSSFKSRVDIISYPPKLIFTPVMDNYKRVLQMPTLMHGLRNSLIIVPISLLLGFIFGVPVGYIFARIKFKRSADLRFFILSLRFMPPVAVALPFFLIWMRLRLLDSMPAVIFTYLTIAISTMIWLTIECFKQVPVECEEAAHLEGCTQFQVFSRIALPLAIPSILGMCIFIFILLWNEFFLAFVITSQRAVTMPVASAAFAVVGMEVPWGQICASVILLSIPPLILSYFFVKFLPYFFKVN; the protein is encoded by the coding sequence ATGGCACGATTAAATGGAAAGAATATTTTCTATAAAATTATCATAATTATCGTTCTAATCATTGCTTTAGCCCCGATTCTCTGGATGTTTTTGTCTTCGTTTAAGTCAAGGGTTGATATCATTAGTTATCCTCCTAAGTTAATCTTTACTCCAGTAATGGATAACTATAAAAGAGTTCTTCAAATGCCAACTCTTATGCACGGTCTCCGTAACAGTCTTATCATAGTTCCCATATCGCTTCTCTTGGGTTTTATTTTTGGGGTTCCCGTTGGATACATTTTTGCTCGGATAAAGTTTAAAAGAAGTGCCGATCTTCGCTTTTTTATCCTGTCTTTAAGATTCATGCCTCCGGTCGCGGTTGCCCTCCCTTTTTTCTTGATTTGGATGCGGTTAAGGCTTCTGGACAGCATGCCAGCAGTCATATTTACATATCTGACCATTGCAATTAGCACCATGATCTGGTTAACAATTGAATGTTTCAAGCAGGTGCCCGTTGAATGCGAGGAAGCTGCTCACTTAGAAGGATGTACCCAATTTCAAGTCTTTTCTCGCATAGCTTTACCTTTAGCAATTCCCAGCATCTTGGGTATGTGTATCTTTATCTTTATTCTTTTGTGGAATGAATTCTTCCTAGCCTTTGTCATTACTTCTCAACGTGCAGTGACTATGCCGGTTGCTTCAGCTGCTTTTGCGGTGGTTGGAATGGAAGTTCCTTGGGGACAAATTTGCGCATCGGTTATCCTTCTTTCCATCCCACCTTTGATTTTGTCCTATTTCTTTGTGAAATTCCTTCCTTACTTCTTTAAGGTTAATTAA
- the floA gene encoding flotillin-like protein FloA (flotillin-like protein involved in membrane lipid rafts), whose amino-acid sequence MDITGYLVPAIIILILVIVFFSLVPLGLWISALAAGVKISILNLIGMRLRRVPPASIILPFIKATKADIKLDAELLEAHYLAGGNVDRVVISMIAAERAGIPLSFQRTCAIDLAGRNVLEAVQLSVLPKVIETPEVAAVAKDGIELIVKARVTVRTNIDRLIGGATEETIIARVGEGIVTTIGSSLTHKAVLENPDSISKTVLEKGLDAGTAFEILSIDIADIDVGENIGARLQTDQAEADKRVAQAKAEERRAMAIAKEQEMLAYTQEMRAKVVEAEAEVPKALSHSLREGKFGFMDYYSLQNLQADTKMREKLGKKEDKGKRE is encoded by the coding sequence ATGGATATTACCGGATACTTGGTACCGGCAATCATTATATTGATTCTGGTTATTGTATTTTTTTCACTGGTTCCATTGGGACTTTGGATATCAGCCTTAGCGGCTGGGGTGAAAATTAGCATTCTTAACTTAATCGGTATGAGACTGAGGCGTGTTCCTCCCGCGAGCATTATACTACCATTTATTAAAGCAACCAAAGCTGATATAAAGCTTGATGCCGAGTTGTTGGAAGCTCATTATTTAGCTGGAGGGAATGTTGACAGAGTAGTTATTTCAATGATTGCAGCCGAGAGAGCAGGCATACCGCTTTCATTTCAAAGAACCTGTGCCATTGACCTAGCTGGAAGGAATGTTTTAGAGGCGGTTCAGTTGAGTGTTCTCCCTAAAGTTATTGAAACACCGGAAGTTGCAGCAGTTGCCAAAGATGGAATAGAGCTTATTGTAAAGGCTCGAGTTACTGTCCGTACTAATATTGATCGTTTGATTGGTGGAGCAACCGAAGAGACTATAATCGCTCGGGTTGGAGAGGGCATTGTAACCACCATTGGATCATCGCTTACTCACAAAGCAGTGTTAGAAAATCCAGATTCTATTTCTAAAACCGTTTTAGAAAAAGGTTTGGATGCTGGTACAGCTTTTGAAATTCTCTCTATAGATATTGCTGATATTGATGTTGGAGAAAACATTGGAGCCCGTTTACAAACTGACCAAGCTGAAGCCGATAAGAGAGTTGCTCAAGCCAAAGCCGAGGAAAGGAGAGCCATGGCTATTGCCAAAGAACAGGAGATGTTAGCTTATACCCAGGAAATGAGGGCAAAAGTTGTTGAAGCTGAAGCCGAGGTTCCCAAAGCGTTGTCACATAGTCTGCGAGAGGGAAAGTTTGGATTTATGGATTATTATTCCCTTCAAAACTTACAGGCAGATACCAAAATGAGGGAAAAACTGGGTAAAAAGGAGGATAAGGGAAAACGTGAGTGA
- a CDS encoding phosphomannose isomerase type II C-terminal cupin domain: MARKDSKSPTSKSDISQQFDKKSLDEVETDHFLSNGLFIPEKKSTPSTPIYLKANEKSNLSVCLENEVNLRNKNEFSEDSAQKEPTQIEKPWGYYAIIDQGPHYKVKKIVVYPGYRLSLQMHYHRNEYWLVVKGVALVTVGDQTFILDPNQSTYIPMQTFHRMENRGDELLEIIEVQNGNCISEEDIVRIEDDFNRSEII; encoded by the coding sequence ATGGCTCGTAAAGATAGTAAATCTCCAACTTCAAAGAGTGATATAAGCCAGCAATTTGACAAAAAAAGCTTAGATGAGGTTGAAACTGATCACTTTTTATCAAATGGCCTCTTTATACCTGAAAAAAAATCAACACCTTCTACTCCGATTTATCTAAAAGCAAACGAAAAAAGTAATTTATCAGTTTGTCTTGAAAATGAAGTAAACCTAAGAAATAAAAATGAATTTTCTGAAGATTCTGCACAAAAAGAACCGACTCAAATCGAAAAACCCTGGGGATATTATGCCATTATCGACCAGGGACCTCACTACAAGGTTAAAAAAATTGTTGTTTATCCTGGTTACCGTTTAAGCTTACAAATGCATTACCATCGCAATGAATACTGGTTGGTAGTCAAAGGAGTAGCATTGGTCACCGTTGGAGATCAAACCTTCATTTTAGATCCGAATCAGAGTACCTATATTCCCATGCAGACCTTCCACCGAATGGAAAATCGCGGCGATGAACTCCTGGAAATAATTGAAGTTCAAAACGGTAATTGTATCTCCGAAGAAGATATTGTTCGTATTGAAGACGATTTTAACCGAAGTGAAATAATTTAG
- a CDS encoding DUF6062 family protein produces MDKTYYDLLELFSENGCPICSYKKTFEEQSLDGLFYEFVTDPEIRQKLRDQGGFCQDHLRRVFDTRPSILGMSIVYEDLLNTYLKNENHPTLKNCPLCNLWKDKIHHLENILQKHWKDFKNVWGKYTFVCIIHQNELQLTPSISSELREQTLKSLKNIDENLKSFIQKFDYQANKDTISIEESNSWQEVLEFFASQRLRKSHRIHSRK; encoded by the coding sequence GTGGATAAAACTTATTACGATTTACTGGAACTCTTCTCAGAAAATGGTTGTCCAATTTGCAGTTATAAAAAAACTTTTGAAGAACAATCTTTAGATGGATTATTCTATGAATTTGTCACCGATCCAGAGATCCGTCAAAAACTCCGCGATCAAGGAGGTTTTTGTCAGGATCATTTACGAAGGGTTTTCGATACTCGACCATCAATTTTGGGTATGAGTATTGTCTATGAGGATTTGCTCAATACCTATTTAAAAAATGAAAACCATCCCACCCTAAAAAATTGTCCACTCTGCAATCTTTGGAAAGATAAAATCCATCATCTTGAAAATATTCTTCAAAAGCATTGGAAGGATTTTAAAAATGTCTGGGGAAAATATACCTTCGTTTGTATCATTCACCAAAATGAATTACAACTTACTCCTTCAATTTCATCGGAACTTAGGGAACAGACTCTTAAAAGTCTAAAAAATATAGACGAAAATCTTAAATCCTTCATTCAAAAATTTGATTATCAAGCAAATAAAGATACCATCTCAATTGAAGAAAGCAATTCCTGGCAAGAGGTTTTAGAATTTTTTGCCAGTCAGCGATTAAGAAAATCTCATCGTATACATAGTAGAAAGTAG
- a CDS encoding endo alpha-1,4 polygalactosaminidase yields MRKIFFLNQIAYTILLFIIVLSGVTYCQDLINQNLSDSDSFFYRDEMRHFIQVISRYSHLFHPYFIIVPQNGLSLLTSNGEPEGVLISKYLSAIDGVGQEELYFGFLGDDEHTPEIITSNWLGFLNKIRVLGKAVLVTDYCSEPFNIKNSLESNNLQQFISFPAESRELNIIPDNSSVPYRANSENIEKIIHAKNFLYFINPSSFSNTEEMIEALSRTNYDLFIIDAFFSKDEMFTHEDIDHLKEKMNGGKRLVLSYLSIGEAENYRYYWQKEWDINPPPWLEEENPDWSGNYKIRYWDKNWQQIIFGNPDAYLDKILKAGFDGVYLDLIDSFEYFEELQ; encoded by the coding sequence ATGCGAAAAATATTCTTTTTAAATCAGATTGCTTATACTATTCTCCTTTTTATTATCGTACTATCGGGAGTAACCTATTGCCAAGATTTGATAAACCAAAACCTTTCTGATAGTGATTCTTTTTTTTATCGAGATGAGATGCGACATTTTATCCAGGTAATTTCCCGATATTCTCATCTATTTCATCCCTATTTTATAATTGTTCCTCAGAATGGACTTAGCCTTCTTACTAGTAATGGCGAACCGGAAGGTGTGCTGATCTCCAAATACCTCTCAGCAATAGATGGGGTTGGCCAAGAAGAATTATATTTTGGTTTTCTTGGCGATGATGAACATACACCGGAAATCATAACTTCAAATTGGCTTGGTTTCTTGAATAAAATTCGAGTTTTGGGTAAAGCAGTCTTAGTTACCGATTATTGCTCAGAGCCTTTCAACATCAAGAACTCCCTTGAAAGTAACAATTTACAGCAATTTATTAGTTTCCCTGCTGAAAGCCGAGAACTCAATATTATTCCGGATAACTCTTCGGTGCCCTATCGTGCAAACTCCGAAAATATTGAAAAAATAATTCATGCCAAGAATTTTCTCTATTTCATTAATCCTTCAAGCTTTTCTAATACCGAAGAAATGATTGAAGCTCTTTCTCGCACCAATTACGACCTATTCATAATTGATGCCTTTTTTTCAAAGGATGAAATGTTTACCCATGAAGATATTGACCATTTAAAAGAAAAAATGAATGGTGGTAAGCGTTTAGTCCTATCCTATCTCTCAATTGGAGAAGCAGAAAATTATCGCTATTATTGGCAAAAAGAATGGGATATCAATCCTCCACCTTGGTTAGAAGAAGAAAACCCAGATTGGAGTGGAAATTATAAAATTCGTTACTGGGATAAAAATTGGCAGCAAATAATTTTTGGAAATCCAGATGCTTATCTTGATAAAATACTCAAAGCTGGTTTTGATGGAGTTTACTTAGATTTGATTGATTCTTTTGAATATTTCGAGGAACTTCAATAA
- a CDS encoding ABC transporter substrate-binding protein translates to MKKSLFVLLLITITMSLLFIPGLASAQNKITINVLTQPRREWELLEQYLPEFEEKENIDVVFHYFAELERRSKSRLDASTKAGQYQVYYMDEANVAEFAVNNWLVPIKDYYPEENDFADFSEPLVAVLTFNDITYGAPMTFEGNVMFYRKDLFERDGIAVPQTLDEYLEVVKHFHNPPELYGTAVRGLRGSGMNVWRFSPYLKMFGGQYLDENGVPVFNSPEAVKAVEYYIELIKHSPSPTLSWSDAMDNFNAGKVAIVEYANLKMDYTMDPKGSVVYDKVGYSKPVAGPMGAISNTAVHGLGISVAGCPTEELKVAAGKFIGWFTSKENEIRKVVAGSGLTNARKSTFASPEFAAAYPAEFVEAQVEMMKIQQMCILQIPEWPEIGDYLGVKLEELFTKAYAGQSYDIQAALDDAVSYAKEVLGK, encoded by the coding sequence ATGAAAAAATCACTATTTGTACTCTTATTAATCACAATAACTATGAGTTTATTGTTTATCCCCGGTTTAGCTTCTGCACAGAATAAAATTACCATCAACGTTCTCACCCAACCCCGGCGAGAATGGGAACTTCTTGAGCAATACCTCCCAGAATTTGAAGAAAAAGAAAATATCGATGTTGTGTTTCATTATTTTGCTGAATTAGAACGAAGATCAAAATCCCGTCTTGATGCCTCAACCAAAGCTGGTCAATATCAGGTGTATTACATGGATGAAGCCAATGTCGCCGAGTTTGCAGTCAACAACTGGTTAGTCCCCATTAAAGATTATTACCCCGAAGAAAATGATTTCGCTGATTTTTCCGAACCACTAGTAGCTGTTCTAACTTTCAATGATATAACCTACGGTGCTCCAATGACATTTGAAGGAAATGTTATGTTTTATCGGAAAGATCTCTTTGAAAGAGATGGGATTGCCGTCCCACAAACCCTCGATGAGTACTTAGAAGTTGTCAAACACTTCCATAATCCTCCTGAGCTATACGGAACCGCCGTCCGTGGACTTCGTGGGTCGGGAATGAACGTCTGGAGATTTAGCCCCTATCTCAAGATGTTTGGCGGTCAGTATCTTGATGAAAATGGAGTCCCAGTTTTTAATTCGCCAGAAGCCGTAAAAGCAGTTGAGTATTATATTGAACTCATTAAACACAGCCCTAGTCCTACCCTTTCCTGGTCGGATGCAATGGATAACTTCAATGCCGGAAAGGTTGCAATTGTTGAATATGCCAACCTAAAAATGGATTACACTATGGATCCCAAAGGATCGGTTGTGTACGACAAAGTAGGCTACTCAAAACCAGTCGCCGGTCCCATGGGTGCCATCTCCAATACTGCGGTTCATGGTTTGGGAATTTCTGTTGCAGGTTGTCCAACTGAAGAACTAAAAGTTGCTGCCGGAAAGTTCATAGGTTGGTTTACCAGTAAAGAAAATGAAATTCGGAAGGTTGTAGCAGGTTCTGGTCTCACCAACGCACGTAAATCAACTTTTGCCAGCCCCGAATTTGCCGCTGCCTATCCGGCAGAATTTGTTGAAGCCCAGGTTGAGATGATGAAAATTCAACAAATGTGCATACTACAAATACCGGAATGGCCAGAAATTGGTGATTATCTGGGTGTCAAGCTCGAAGAACTCTTCACTAAAGCTTATGCCGGTCAATCATATGATATTCAGGCTGCTTTGGATGATGCAGTTTCTTATGCAAAAGAAGTCTTAGGAAAATAG
- a CDS encoding carbohydrate ABC transporter permease, whose translation MTKKQFFLVFMIPTFIILFFLAFYPLLNAFYYSLQNWDLRNSRPIRFVGLKNYIQLFTDGRFLNSLRISLFWSVITVGFSVFFGAGLLAPLINDNAKGGFRTICLFIFIIPALLPRVGAAYMWRLMYSSSIGIINYFLSFFRIGPIGFLENPTYALYSVAAIDIWQWSFLIAALTIILLQDIPKEIVEAGSLDGAKRWQLYRFIIFPVIIPPFLSIFFIKMMESLRSFDFIFVLTAGGPGIATETLDMYAYWQGIGSAGRVSYASSMSIVMLVITIVLITIVWRGLVRWHD comes from the coding sequence GTGACCAAAAAACAATTTTTTTTAGTGTTTATGATTCCAACTTTTATTATTCTGTTTTTTTTAGCCTTCTATCCACTGCTCAACGCTTTTTATTATTCACTGCAAAATTGGGACCTAAGAAATTCCCGCCCAATTCGATTCGTCGGATTGAAAAATTATATACAACTCTTCACTGATGGGCGTTTTCTCAATTCTCTCCGTATTTCTTTGTTTTGGTCGGTTATTACTGTTGGATTTTCGGTTTTTTTTGGTGCCGGATTGTTAGCTCCTCTAATAAACGATAATGCAAAAGGTGGTTTTAGAACCATCTGTCTCTTTATCTTTATTATTCCTGCCCTGCTTCCCCGTGTGGGGGCAGCTTATATGTGGCGATTAATGTATTCGTCATCAATTGGAATCATTAATTACTTCTTAAGCTTTTTTAGAATCGGACCTATTGGCTTCTTAGAAAATCCCACCTATGCTCTTTACTCAGTAGCGGCTATCGACATCTGGCAGTGGTCCTTTTTGATTGCGGCTTTAACCATTATTCTTTTACAAGATATTCCCAAGGAAATTGTCGAAGCTGGCTCACTCGATGGAGCCAAAAGGTGGCAACTCTATCGCTTCATTATCTTCCCGGTGATTATTCCGCCCTTTCTCTCAATCTTTTTTATTAAAATGATGGAATCCCTCCGTTCGTTTGATTTCATATTTGTGCTAACTGCAGGTGGTCCTGGTATTGCTACCGAAACTTTGGATATGTATGCTTATTGGCAGGGAATTGGTTCAGCAGGTCGGGTCTCTTACGCCTCTTCAATGTCAATTGTTATGCTGGTGATCACCATTGTTTTGATTACTATCGTATGGAGGGGGCTAGTCAGATGGCACGATTAA
- a CDS encoding NfeD family protein yields MKIALLSMKEKLIFRETMRIFHYSIMLILIVLSLSLSAYSAEKPVVFWIPLKDIPDFGAVEWGLASFAKRSLSEAEKQGAEIVVFEIDTFGGRVDAMLFMKDLIMQAPMKTVAFINSKAWSAGVFLALASEVIIMVPDGSMGAAEPRTGQETAETPPDPKTVSAIRGQIEALAEARNRDPQLFAAMVDRNVEIAGLKEKGELLTLTATTALERGAADHLAQNQQEVFKALGLEDPVVVTPSPSWSETLARILTHPTIIPILLLIAFGGIFLEIMTPGFGFPGIAGIIALLLFFGGRYFAGLAGWEPLMLFVVGILLLALELLVIPGFGITGITGIGALVISLYMVLRTTSILFWEIAFSQLLFYIAIMGGIFLILLFFLPNNPIWKKLGLHKKEKEKEIPEEKILNYQSLIGKKGVTKSVLRPSGIVEIDGKRYDVVTRGEFIELGKVVTVDEVQGNRIIVQIKREV; encoded by the coding sequence ATGAAAATTGCTTTATTGAGTATGAAAGAAAAACTTATTTTTCGAGAGACAATGAGAATATTCCACTATTCTATAATGTTGATACTGATTGTTTTATCCCTTTCTTTATCTGCTTATTCTGCTGAAAAACCTGTGGTTTTTTGGATTCCACTTAAGGATATTCCTGACTTTGGAGCCGTTGAATGGGGGTTGGCCAGCTTTGCTAAGAGATCTCTTTCCGAGGCTGAAAAACAGGGTGCTGAAATCGTCGTTTTCGAAATTGATACTTTCGGGGGACGGGTTGATGCTATGCTCTTTATGAAAGACCTGATCATGCAAGCTCCAATGAAAACCGTGGCTTTTATTAACTCAAAAGCCTGGTCGGCGGGTGTCTTTTTGGCACTGGCTAGTGAAGTGATTATTATGGTACCGGATGGAAGCATGGGAGCCGCTGAACCGAGAACCGGCCAGGAGACGGCAGAAACCCCGCCTGATCCCAAAACTGTTTCAGCAATTCGGGGGCAAATTGAAGCTTTAGCAGAAGCTCGTAATCGCGACCCTCAGCTATTCGCTGCAATGGTGGATCGAAACGTAGAAATAGCTGGTTTAAAAGAGAAGGGGGAATTGTTAACCCTGACGGCAACAACTGCCTTAGAAAGAGGAGCTGCCGATCATCTAGCTCAAAACCAGCAAGAAGTGTTTAAGGCATTGGGATTAGAAGATCCGGTTGTTGTTACACCATCTCCTTCCTGGTCGGAAACTTTAGCTCGGATTTTAACCCATCCCACGATTATTCCAATTTTACTCCTTATTGCTTTTGGAGGAATTTTTCTTGAAATAATGACACCTGGGTTTGGATTCCCGGGTATAGCCGGTATTATTGCTTTGCTTCTCTTTTTTGGAGGGAGATATTTTGCCGGTCTCGCCGGATGGGAGCCTTTAATGCTTTTTGTGGTTGGGATACTCTTATTAGCCTTGGAATTATTAGTCATTCCGGGCTTTGGTATAACGGGCATTACTGGTATTGGTGCTTTAGTGATTTCTCTCTATATGGTTTTAAGGACTACCAGCATTCTATTCTGGGAAATTGCTTTTAGCCAATTACTATTTTATATCGCTATAATGGGAGGAATCTTTTTAATCCTCCTTTTCTTTTTACCCAATAATCCCATTTGGAAAAAACTGGGGTTACATAAAAAAGAGAAAGAAAAGGAAATTCCCGAAGAAAAAATTTTAAATTACCAGAGCCTGATTGGGAAGAAGGGAGTCACTAAGTCTGTACTCCGGCCTTCGGGTATAGTGGAAATTGATGGCAAGCGATATGACGTGGTTACTCGTGGTGAATTTATCGAACTGGGCAAAGTGGTAACTGTTGACGAAGTGCAAGGGAACCGGATCATAGTCCAAATTAAGAGAGAGGTGTAA
- a CDS encoding mannose-1-phosphate guanylyltransferase, with amino-acid sequence MPIALIMAGGKGERLWPLSTSKKPKQFTALMDKTFFQMTVDRVLPLVGEDGIYVVTQENFKSEILKEVPYLLEKNIILEPVGRNTAPCIGLGALTIARKNPNEVMIVIPSDHLIFDEERFREVVRFGCEVGMKDYLITLGITPTEAHTGYGYIHYGDEKFCKQDIKACQVLGFIEKPDIKKANYYFSNPTYLWNSGIFIWKAQTILEEITTHMPSLFQGLNTIQHYWGRPELETVKSQVFNTLPSTSIDYGIMEKSERVLVIPATFQWNDIGSWSALEKVFSQDKSKNLSIGSYYGLQSQNNIIYSQKPIITFGVNDLIIVESDSAVLVMHKSLDQKIKELIQELKNNDQFKHLT; translated from the coding sequence ATGCCGATTGCCCTTATAATGGCTGGTGGGAAAGGTGAGCGTCTCTGGCCGTTAAGTACCTCAAAAAAACCAAAACAATTTACAGCGTTAATGGACAAAACATTTTTTCAAATGACTGTTGACCGAGTTCTTCCTTTGGTGGGAGAAGACGGTATTTATGTGGTAACCCAGGAAAATTTTAAATCCGAAATCTTAAAGGAAGTTCCTTATTTATTAGAAAAAAATATCATCCTTGAACCAGTTGGGAGAAATACTGCTCCCTGTATTGGGTTAGGTGCACTCACAATAGCTCGTAAGAACCCCAATGAAGTCATGATTGTAATTCCATCTGATCACCTGATTTTCGATGAAGAAAGATTTCGTGAAGTTGTTCGTTTTGGTTGTGAAGTCGGGATGAAAGATTATCTGATTACTTTAGGAATAACACCAACTGAAGCCCACACTGGTTATGGTTATATCCATTATGGGGATGAAAAATTTTGCAAACAAGATATAAAAGCCTGTCAGGTGCTTGGATTTATTGAGAAGCCGGATATTAAAAAAGCAAATTACTATTTTTCCAATCCTACCTATCTGTGGAACAGTGGAATATTTATTTGGAAAGCTCAAACCATTTTAGAAGAAATAACAACCCATATGCCCAGTCTTTTTCAGGGACTTAACACCATTCAACACTATTGGGGAAGGCCAGAGTTAGAAACCGTGAAATCTCAGGTATTCAATACACTTCCATCGACTTCCATCGATTACGGTATTATGGAGAAATCAGAGAGAGTGTTGGTAATCCCAGCTACTTTCCAATGGAACGACATTGGATCTTGGTCGGCACTGGAAAAAGTATTTTCTCAGGATAAATCAAAAAATTTATCCATTGGTTCCTATTATGGATTACAGAGTCAAAATAATATTATCTATTCCCAAAAACCAATTATAACCTTTGGAGTTAATGATTTGATTATTGTTGAATCGGATTCTGCTGTTTTGGTGATGCACAAAAGTCTTGATCAAAAAATCAAAGAGTTAATACAGGAACTTAAAAACAACGACCAGTTCAAGCATCTTACCTAA